GCGCGAGGGCACGCCCGGGGCACTCGTCGCCGAGCTGGCGGGGCGCGTCTGGAGCGCACCCGCCACGCGCGACGAAGTGCGAAGCCTGGCGAGCACCACCACCGTCCTCTCCTCGCAGTGGCAGGCGGGCCGTCGCCACGTGCGCGTGCTCGCCGACGCGCCGCCGACGCCCGCCTTCTCCGCCGCCGAACCCGAACTCGCCGATGCCTACTTCGCGGCGCTCGATCGGGGAGTTGCCCCGTGGAGCTGATCGCCCCGACCCTCAGCTTCGAACTCCGTCGGCTGGTACGGCACCCGGCCTTCGCCGCATCCCTGCTCCTGCTTGGCGGCAGCGCGCTAACGCTGATCGTGACCGGCTTCGGCCCGCGCACGGTGCTCCTCACCGCGCCCTACCTCCAGGCGCAGTCGCTCGGAATGCTGACGCTCGTGGCGATCTTCGTGCTCACCTTCTTCGTGACGCATGCCGCCCTCGGGGATTCCGAGAGCAAGATGCAGGAGCTGCTCTTCGCCACGCCGCTGACACGCGGCGCCTGGTTCGCCGGCCGGTGCACCGCGGTGATCCTCGCGGGATTCGCCGCCATGATCGTTGCCGCGATCGTGCTGGTGGTCGCACCATCGTTCGTGGCAGTCGATCCGGCACGTGTCGGCCCGATGGCATTCGGTGGCGCACTCTGGGCGCTGCTCATCATCGTGTTGCCGAACCTGATCCTCATCGGCGCGATCCTCTTTACGGCCGCCGCACTCTCGGGCAGCTCCACCGTCACCGCCGTCGCGGGGATCGGGATCTGGGCGCTCTTCTGGGTCACCGCGCTGCTCGTCGATTCGCCACTCCTCGCCGGCACCGCACCGCCCTCCGCCGAGGCGTTGGCGCGCGCGGCAGTGCTCGACCCGTTCGGGCTCTCTGCATTCTTCGAGCAGACCCGCTACTGGACCCCGGAGGAGCGCAACACCCGCCTGATGAGCCTGAGTGGTCGACTCCTGGTGAACCGCGTGCTCTGGCTCACCATTGCAGCCGGGATGTTGATCGTGGCGGCACGGCAGATGGCGCCGCGCACTCGGGCCGCTCGACGTGTGATCCGGCCCGCACGGCACGAGACCGCACCGACGTTGCCGAGCGACGCCACGCACGCGATCAGCGCCCTCGGGGCCTGGGCGACCTGGCGTCGGCTGACCAGGCATGAACTGCGCACGGCGCTACGCAGTTGGGCCTTCGTCGTCCTGGTGCTCTTCTGGATGATGGCCGCCGGCATCGAGATCGTCTCCGAGGTCACCTCCGGCGAATACGGCGCGCGACTCCTCCCGACCACCGCCGTCGTCGTCGATCGCTTGCTCCAACCGCTCGGCATGCTCGGCATGATCGTCCTGCTCTACTTCGCCGGCGACATCGTCTGGCGCGATCGGGTGAGCGGAATGCACGCCCTCACCGATGCGACACCCGCCCCGGCGCTCGCGCGCCTCGGCAGTCAGCTCACCGCCCTCCTGGCGCTTCCGGTGGTACTGCTGGTCACCGGCCTCGGTGTCGGCCTCGGGATTCAAGTCGCGCTCGGCCACGTCGAATGGCGCCCGCTGGTCCTGCTCGGCACCGCGTGGCATGCCGGCCTGCCACTCCTGCTCTTCGGGGTCGGCGTCTTCACGCTGCAGGTGATCATTCCCAATCGCTGGGTCGCGATGATGGCCGGGATCGTCCTGGCCCTGGCTGGTTCGGGCGAGTTGCCCGGAGTGCGCCACCCGCTGCTCCGCTTCGCCGCCTTCCCGCTCGCGGGCTACTCGGACTTCGATGGCTTCGGCGTATCGCCGCAATCCTTCCTGGCTTTTGCGGCGTGGTGGATGAGCATCGCGATGCTGCTCCTTGTCGCAGCGTGGGCCCTGCGTCATCATGGCCACGATCTGAGCTTCCGTCGCCGACTCCGCGGCGCCACGGCCGCACTCGGTCGACCGGGATTCGCGTTCGGTACGGTCGCGCTGCTGTGCGCCACGGTCAGCGGGGTGCAGCTCGCGAACGCACTGGCACGCACCACGCGCTTCGCGGATCGCGCGGCCGTGCTCGCCTCGCGCGCCGGCTATGAACGGCGCTATCGGCATTTCCATGGGCGCGCGCAACCCGCCGCCACCGCACTGATGCTCCGCGTGGTCCTCACCCCGGGCGAAGCCCGTGCCGAGACCCGAGGCACGCTCACCCTGGTGAATCAGAGCATGGCGCCCATCGACACCATCCTCCTCAACCTCCCGCGCGATATTCGCGACGCGTCCTTTCACCCTCTCGGGCAATCACACCGTCAGCGTGGACTCGGTGCATCAGGTGGCGTTGGTCGTGCTGCAAACCGCGATGCGCCCGGGTGACTCATTGCAGCTCGACTTCGCACATACACTCGATCGTGGCGGCGTCTACGCGTCCGTGCCGCCGCGCGATGTCACGCGGAATGGCACTGTGCTGCTGCATCCGCAGCTCGTCCCGGCCGTGGGGTACCGCCCCCAGCAGGAGATCGTGGATCCGAGGGAGCGAGCACAGGTGGGGCTCACCATCACACCGACCCCGTGGCCCAGGGCCGATCAGGCACATGCTCTCGCGAGCGATCCGAGCTGGCTCATGATGGATGTGACCATCGGCACGGACCCGGATCAGGTCGCGCTGGCCGTCGGCGACCTTGCCGCCGCGTGGGACAGCGCAGGCCGGCGCTGGTTCCGCTACTCGACGCCGCAACCGGTCACCCCGCTGACCGCCGTCATCTCGGCCCGCTACGCGAAGCATGTCGCTCAGGCGCATGGCACCACGGTTGAGGTTTGGCACCTGCCGGAGCACGCCGTCAACGTCGATCAGGTCGCCCAGGCGGCGCTCACCTCGATTGCCACACTCTCGGCGCGACTCGGTCCGATGCCCGATGCGCTGCTCCGCATCGTGGAGTTGCCGCGCTGGTCGGGCTTCGGGGCCTTTGCGCTCCGCGGCATGGTGCTCTTTCCGGAGCATCGCGGCTTCCTGCTCGACGAGCGTGCCGGTGGCGTCGACCTGCTGCTGCGGCGTGTGGCGCACGAGGTCGCGCATCAATGGTGGGGGCACAGCGTCGAGCCACCGCAGGCCGAGGGGAGCCTGCTGCTGGTGGAATCGCTGGCGAAGGATGCCGAACAGGCCGTGGTGCAATCGGTCCACGGCGCGGCCGGTGTGGATGCCATCCTTGCCTATGACGAGGATCGTTACCTCGTCGGGCGTGCCGATGCCGGGGGCGATGAACCTGCGCTCGAGCGGCTGACCGACGAGCCCTGGCTCTACTACGGCAAGGGAAGCCTCATGATGCACGCAGTGCGTGCTGCAGTGGGTGACTCGAGCGTTGATGCCGCGTTGCGGTCGGTCATCGCGAGGCATCGTGGCTCGGGTGGGGTGGCCACGGCGCCGGTGCTGCGGAGTGCCCTGCTTGCGCATGCCCGGGCGGCCACCGATTCCGCGGCCATCGTGGAGTGGTTCGGCGGACGAGCGGTCTGGGACGTGGTGGTCGACGCGATCACCGCTGCGCCCCCAGGGTATCTGGTGACGGTACGCGCGACACGGCAGGGCGATGCGACCCTCCCGATGGAGGCCGCGGGCGCTTCGGCGCTGATAACCATGGCGGGGTTCGATGCGGCGGGAAGCGTCCAGTGGCGGGGCACGGTCGCGGTGCGTGATGGTGTGGGCAGGGTTACACTCCCCGCGTTGCCGGGCGTGGTACAGCTGGTACTCGACCCAGAACGACGCCTGCTCGATCGTGACCGTGCCAACAATCGCAAGGAGTTGCCTCCCCCGTGACCGACTTCTCCGCCGTGGCCACGCCCGCCCTGGTGATCGACCTCGCGCAGGTGGATCGCAACTGTGCCCGCGTGGCGGCGTATGCGGCGGACCACGGCCTGACGTGGCGGCCGCATGTGAAGACCCACAAGTCGGCTCAGGTGGCCGCGCGCCAGCTTGCAGCGGGTGCGGTCGGCCTCTCGTGCGCCACCCCGCGTGAGGCCGAGGTGATGGCCACAGTCTGCAGTGACCTCTTGCTGGCCTATCCGCCCGTGGGCACCGAGCGGCTCCGGCGCACCGTCGCAGTGGCAGCGCAGGTCCGGCTCACCGTCATGCTCGATTCTCTCGAGTCAGCCACGGCGTTGTCCGAGGCACTTGCGGCGCCGGGTGCCTCCGCGCGCGTGCTGATCGAGGTAGACGCCGGGATGCGGCGCACCGGGGTGGTGGGCGTTGAGCCGGCGGTGGAGTTGGCGCGCGCCGTCGCTGCGTTTCCTGGCCTCACCTTTGCCGGCTTTGGATTCTATCCGGGCCAGCTCCGGAGTGCGGGACCGGAGGTGGATGCCGAGTTGGTGCGGCTCTCAGTGATGGTGGCTGCATTGCGGGCCGGTGCCGAAGCGTCGGGATTGGTGGTGCACACCATCTCGGCGGGTTCGACGCCGCTGCTCTGGCGGTCGCACGAGATCGCGGGCTTGACCGAGCTGCGTGCGGGAACGGCGGTCTACTTCGACCGCACTTCGGTGGTGGGTGGCATCTGTGGGCCGGCAGACTGCGCGGCAACCATTCTCGCGACGGTCGTGAGCACGGCGGTCCCTGGGCAGGCGGTGGTCGACGCGGGGGTCAAGGCACTGGGCCGCGAGCCGATGCGTGGGGGTGATGCGGACGGATATGCATGTGTCACTGACCATCCCGAGGTCCCCGTGGTGCGACTCTCGGAGGAGCACGGCGTGCTCGACCTGTCGCACACTGAATGGCGGCCCCGGGTCGGCGAGCAGGTGCGGCTGCTGCCGAATCATGCCTGCGTGGCGGTGCACAACTTCGGCGAGATGACGCTCGTGCATCCCGATGGCCGAGTCGAGACCTGCGCTGTGGAGGCACGGGGGCGGGGGTGAGGGGTGAGGGGTGAGGGGTGAGGGGCCGCCTCCCCGCGGACCGACCGTCCAACTCCCGGTCACCAATTTCCGGTCATCGGAATTCCGAGGCCGCGCACTACCTTTCTACCATGACCACCCCCGTGCACGCTCCCACCACCCCTGACGAGCTCGCCGAGCACCGCTTCTTCGAGCTGTCGATCGACATGCTCTGCTTTGCCCGCTTCGATGGCTACTTCCAGCACCTCAATCCAGCCTGGGAACGCACCCTCGGCCACACGATCGCGGAGCTGCAATCGCAGCCGATGATCGAGTTCGTCCACCCCGACGACCGCGAGCGCACACTGGCGCAGAATCGGGAGGTGCGCGCCGGCGGCCACGCGGTGCATTTCGAGAATCGCTATCGCTGCAAGGATGGCTCGTACAAGTGGCTGGTCTGGAATGCGATCGCGGATGTCGACAAGCAGACGATCTACTCCGTGGCGCGCGACATCACCCGGCGGAAGGCGGCCGAGGAAGAGCGCGATCGATTGGTTGTCGAGCTCCAGGCCGCACTCGCCGAGGTGCGCACGCTGCAGGCGATCCTGCCGGTCTGTTCGTACTGCAAGAAGGTGCGCGACGACGAGAACTACTGGCACAGTGTCGAGGGCTACATCCAGACCCACACCGACACGCAGTTCAGTCACGGCATCTGCCCGTCGTGCTATGAGATCGAGGTGGAGCCAGCGCTCGTTCCCGAGGATCGCGGCTAGCCCTCACCGCACCGCGACACTCCGGCTCCGCTCGACGCTCGCCCCACCAACCGCATCGCGCACACGCAACACCAGGCGATAGTCGCCCGTCTTCAGCTGCTTGAACGAGACCAGTTGTTCCCCGCGGTGACTCACCCCCGTGGCGACGAGCGAGAAGGCGACGCGCGTCTCCGGCGACTTCGCCTTCGCTCCCCCCTCCCAGATCTCGACCTCGATCGCGTAGCTCCGCCCGACGACCAGACCATCGAGCTCGTAGTAGAGCGGCGCCTCGTCGTCGCGCGTCCAGGCATTGGTCGGATTCAACGACACGGCGTCGCCCGCGTGCTGCCAGGTGACCCCGCTCCCTGCGCGCCCGAGAATCGGATCGGAGAGCCGGAGGACCCGGCCGTCCCGGGGAATGACGGACACCGGCGCGATGCGCCCGCCCGCACCAACCTGATGCGCAGCGTCGCCAGCCACCATCGTCACCGTGTATTCGCCCGGCGGCGTGGGCACGACGGCGTACGCGGTGAGGAATCGTCCCTTCACCGTCGACGGATCCACCCGCCACCGCCGCACCGTGTCGAGCGTCGCGACGATCCGCCCCGTGGCGGCGTCACCGATGACCGCGCGCCACTCCGCCAGCAGCTCCACCCCGCTTCCCGTGCCACTGCGCAGCGCGTCCGCCGGCAACGCCATCACGACCAGGACACCGCCCCCCGCAATGCCGTAGGCCTGGAAGATTCCCGCCATCCCCTTCCGGTAGAGCTCAGGGTTTCCTTCCGTCCGTTCGGCGACTTCGCGCGCCGCAGTGAATTCCTGGCGAATCCGCTCGGCCAGGTTGCGTCCGCCAGTCGCCGAGATCCCCGCCAGCACGCAGAGGCGCGGATCGCGCCGACAGAGGGTCATCAAGTCGCCGACGGGATAGTTGCGCGCGATCATCCCGAGCCGCATGACCGTCCCGCTCATCGCCGGCCGAGAGAATGAGACCAGGACCTGCCCATCACCGCGCGACCAGACCAGAGTTTCCTGCGCCATGCTGGTGATCCCCGGGGTGAGGATCCGCTCAGTCGG
The DNA window shown above is from Gemmatimonadota bacterium and carries:
- a CDS encoding alanine racemase produces the protein MTDFSAVATPALVIDLAQVDRNCARVAAYAADHGLTWRPHVKTHKSAQVAARQLAAGAVGLSCATPREAEVMATVCSDLLLAYPPVGTERLRRTVAVAAQVRLTVMLDSLESATALSEALAAPGASARVLIEVDAGMRRTGVVGVEPAVELARAVAAFPGLTFAGFGFYPGQLRSAGPEVDAELVRLSVMVAALRAGAEASGLVVHTISAGSTPLLWRSHEIAGLTELRAGTAVYFDRTSVVGGICGPADCAATILATVVSTAVPGQAVVDAGVKALGREPMRGGDADGYACVTDHPEVPVVRLSEEHGVLDLSHTEWRPRVGEQVRLLPNHACVAVHNFGEMTLVHPDGRVETCAVEARGRG
- a CDS encoding PAS domain S-box protein encodes the protein MTTPVHAPTTPDELAEHRFFELSIDMLCFARFDGYFQHLNPAWERTLGHTIAELQSQPMIEFVHPDDRERTLAQNREVRAGGHAVHFENRYRCKDGSYKWLVWNAIADVDKQTIYSVARDITRRKAAEEERDRLVVELQAALAEVRTLQAILPVCSYCKKVRDDENYWHSVEGYIQTHTDTQFSHGICPSCYEIEVEPALVPEDRG